The following proteins come from a genomic window of Malus domestica chromosome 02, GDT2T_hap1:
- the LOC139193978 gene encoding putative disease resistance RPP13-like protein 1 has translation MALEVVGGAVMSAFLQAVFEKMASPEVREFIRGKKLTQGLLNKLEIMLLSVNVVLDDAEEMQISNSAVKHWLEKLKESVYDADDLLDEIKTEALSRKLEVEAAGSSTSQVHERISSSHGAFDKSVLPKIHEVVDRLNIISQQKDVLNLKAHSSNKTSHTLPSTSLVEESGVYGRNEDKEAVVKLLLTDDVNDNKTNVIPVVGMGGIGKTTLAQLIYNDDRAKQHFDIQAWVCVSEDFDVVSVTQKIYRSFTSRTCDMNDLNQLQVELKEALKGKKFLLVLDDVWNENYIHWDLLRCPFESGGHGSKIIVTTRNGGVASVMGTLPIYCLMPLSEDDCWLLFVKHVFKNGGVSGHTIHEVIGRQIVRKCKGLPLAAKSLAGLLRSKLNVEDWEKILKSDLWDKSNKESNILPALWLSYHYLSPHLKRCFAYSSIFPKDYEFKKSELVLLWMAEDLLQPEVNERAEEVGEEYFDDLISRSFFQHVSTEDGESFFTMHDLINDLAKFVSGDFCVRLEKNVSVNIVSKARHLSYMKTHDPGFEKFDAKHLRTFLPLSLSYDSFSVMGKVLYDLLPTLQCLRALSLSGYDVTELPNSVGNLKHLRYLNLSNTLIEMLPDTLCSLYNLQTLLLSHCQALVQLPSNLRKLIKLRHLDIRDTKLRKMPPQMDKLKDLQTLSDFFLDKDTGHNIVELKELPNLHGKLCISGLHNVAQVGDVMNANIKDKKHLNELVLKWGADSNNSQKDREMLGNLQPHTNVKKLTIDSYGGTSFPSWLAELVFLRLVNCRYCFMLPPLPSLKELFIEGLNGVVSLGPEFYGDDTSGTKPFSSLQILEFCNMQEWHEWSYNEEGKEAFPKLCQLRLLECPKLTRILPLDYFPKLETLEMRSANVEFLTISQESELLSISKLDIYFCPNFVCFSNGVLHAPHLTKISIWGCKKLRSLPEQMHTLLPSLRNLWIVDCPELESFPEGGLPSELSSLYIRSCKKLIANRMQWGLGRLTSLVDLALSFEECEEVGAFPEEGLLPPPLTTLSIIDMSNLKTMDGRGLRQLICLERLTIWRCPELQCLPVEGLPASLSHLSIRSCPLLKLRCQRQTGEDWTKIAHIPNIEIEWEEI, from the coding sequence ATGGCTTTGGAGGTGGTAGGTGGAGCTGTTATGTCCGCTTTCCTTCAGGCGGTATTCGAAAAGATGGCTTCTCCGGAGGTCAGGGAGTTCATCAGAGGAAAGAAACTGACGCAGGGATTACTGAACAAGTTAGAGATCATGTTATTGTCCGTTAATGTTGTTCTTGATGATGCTGAGGAGATGCAGATAAGTAATTCAGCTGTGAAGCACTGGCTTGAGAAGCTTAAAGAGTCAGTCTATGATGCTGATGACCTTTTGGACGAGATCAAAACAGAAGCGTTAAGCCGCAAGCTGGAAGTTGAAGCTGCTGGCAGTAGCACAAGTCAGGTACATGAACGCATCTCTTCCTCGCATGGTGCTTTTGACAAATCGGTACTCCCTAAGATACATGAAGTTGTTGATAGACTAAACATCATCTCACAGCAAAAAGATGTCCTTAATTTGAAAGCACATTCCAGCAACAAAACGTCACACACACTACCTTCAACTTCTTTGGTAGAAGAATCCGGTGTGTATGGACGGAATGAGGACAAGGAAGCTGTCGTTAAATTATTATTGACGGATGATGTGAATGACAATAAAACAAATGTTATTCCTGTTGTTGGCATGGGTGGGATCGGGAAGACCACCCTTGCTCAGCTCATATACAACGACGATAGAGCGAAACAACATTTTGATATTCAAGCATGGGTGTGTGTCTCGGAAGACTttgatgtggttagtgtaacaCAGAAAATTTATAGGTCGTTCACTTCAAGAACTTGTGATATGAATGACCTAAATCAGCTTCAAGTTGAACTCAAGGAAGCTTTGAAAGGAAAGAAGTTCCTTCTTGTCCTTGATGATGTTTGGAACGAAAATTATATTCACTGGGATCTGTTAAGGTGCCCTTTTGAGTCTGGTGGACATGGAAGTAAAATCATTGTGACTACACGCAATGGAGGTGTTGCATCTGTAATGGGTACTCTTCCAATTTACTGTCTAATGCCATTATCCGAGGATGATTGTTGGTTGTTATTCGTAAAACATGTGTTCAAAAATGGAGGAGTGAGTGGACACACAATTCATGAAGTAATTGGAAGACAAATCGTCAGAAAGTGTAAAGGTCTTCCTTTAGCTGCGAAATCACTTGCAGGCCTTTTACGATCTAAGTTAAATGTGGAGGACTGGGAAAAGATATTGAAGAGTGACTTATGGGATAAGTCAAATAAAGAGAGTAACATTCTGCCAGCACTATGGTTGAGCTACCATTATCTTTCTCCACATCTCAAACGTTGTTTTGCATATTCTTCGATATTCCCCAAAGATTATGAATTCAAGAAATCAGAATTGGTACTTTTGTGGATGGCAGAGGATCTCTTACAACCTGAAGTGAATGAAAGGGCAGAAGAAGTTGGAGAGGAATACTTCGATGATCTAATCTCAAGGTCATTTTTTCAACATGTATCAACTGAAGATGGGGAGTCGTTTTTCACCATGCATGACCTAATCAATGATTTAGCAAAGTTTGTATCCGGAGACTTTTGTGTTAGGCTGGAGAAGAATGTCTCGGTGAACATTGTGAGCAAGGCCCGTCACTTGTCATATATGAAAACACATGATCCTGGTTTTGAAAAATTTGACGCCAAACATTTGCGTACCTTCCTACCATTATCATTATCATATGATTCTTTTTCAGTGATGGGCAAGGTACTATATGATTTATTGCCAACCCTACAATGTTTGAGAGCGCTCAGTTTATCAGGATATGATGTCACAGAGTTGCCTAATTCAGTTGGCAACTTAAAACATCTCAGGTACTTGAACTTGTCAAATACCTTAATCGAAATGTTACCTGATACATTGTGTTCTTTGTATAACTTACAGACGTTGTTGCTGTCACATTGTCAAGCTCTTGTTCAGTTGCCAAGCAACTTGAGAAAACTAATCAAATTGCGCCATCTTGATATCAGAGATACAAAGTTAAGAAAGATGCCACCGCAGATGGACAAATTGAAAGATCTGCAAACATTAAGTGATTTTTTCTTGGACAAAGATACTGGACATAACATTGTAGAGTTAAAAGAGCTTCCGAATTTGCATGGAAAACTTTGTATTTCAGGGCTTCATAATGTTGCGCAGGTTGGGGATGTCATGAATGCAAATATCAAGGACAAGAAGCATCTGAATGAACTAGTTTTAAAATGGGGAGCTGATAGTAACAATTCACAGAAGGATAGAGAAATGCTTGGCAACCTCCAACCTCACACAAATGTTAAAAAGCTAACTATCGACTCTTATGGAGGTACAAGTTTTCCGAGTTGGTTAGCAGAACTAGTTTTTCTTAGACTTGTGAATTGTCGATACTGTTTCATGTTGCCACCACTACCCTCCCTCAAGGAACTTTTTATTGAAGGGTTAAATGGTGTGGTGTCGCTGGGCCCTGAGTTTTATGGTGATGATACAAGTGGAACGAAGCCATTTAGTTCTCTACAAATTTTGGAATTCTGCAATATGCAGGAGTGGCATGAGTGGTCATATAACGAAGAAGGTAAAGAAGCTTTTCCTAAACTTTGCCAGCTTCGTCTGTTGGAATGTCCTAAGCTAACCCGGATATTACCTTTGGACTACTTTCCAAAGCTGGAAACACTCGAAATGCGCTCAGCTAACGTGGAATTCCTTACTATTTCACAAGAATCAGAACTCTTATCCATCAGCAAACTGGATAtatatttttgtccaaattttgTATGTTTTTCCAATGGAGTTCTGCATGCACCACACTTGACCAAGATCAGTATTTGGGGATGCAAAAAACTGAGGTCGCTGCCAGAACAGATGCAcactcttctcccttctcttcgTAACTTGTGGATAGTAGATTGTCCAGAGCTGGAATCATTTCCAGAAGGGGGATTGCCTTCAGAATTAAGTTCACTTTATATCCGTTCGTGCAAGAAACTCATTGCAAATCGTATGCAGTGGGGTCTAGGAAGACTCACCTCTCTTGTAGACTTGGCACTGAGCTTCGAAGAATGTGAAGAAGTAGGTGCATTTCCAGAGGAGGGGCTGCTGCCCCCGCCTTTGACTACTCTCTCCATCATAGATATGTCGAATCTTAAGACCATGGACGGAAGGGGATTGAGGCAACTTATCTGTCTTGAAAGACTGACAATATGGCGGTGTCCTGAGCTCCAGTGCTTGCCGGTTGAAGGGCTACCCGCCTCTCTTTCTCATCTAAGCATCAGGAGTTGCCCTTTGTTAAAACTACGGTGCCAGAGACAGACAGGGGAAGATTGGACCAAGATTGCTCACATCCCCAACATAGAGATTGAATGGGAAGAGATATGA